The Nematostella vectensis chromosome 6, jaNemVect1.1, whole genome shotgun sequence region GTTCTTGATATCTTTTGCTTCCATTTCCAGTGATATAGAAGGACAAAATCCTGTTGTTACACCAGCCACAAAGCAGCACTTGCATGAGTTTGAAGCCCAACACCGTGCAAAAGGTAAGCGGAAAATATATTCAAACTCAACCAGCTAAAACAGTTTTGTTCTGAAAAAGACTGAATGAGAATTTTAGACTATTAATTTGGAATtagaattttaattttatggtTGATGAAGAACAAGAACCCATCACACCTCTTTGGGCAAAGTCCAAAGTGTTATCCTATTGGCCCTGGTTGTTATCTTAGATCGAGGAGTATAATTTCATTGTGTTATTTTATAGCACCAGGAACAGCCTTCCAAGGTGGGGGGGATCCCTATCAGGGGGTCCCTGGAGGCCCTGGCTTTGGACCCCCTGGATTTGACAGAGGGAGAGGTTTCCGTGGAGGATTCCGAGGACGTGGTGCACCAAGGCCCGGCATGGGACGAGGCTTTGAGCATGGAGAAATGGGGAGAGGTGGCCCATGGATGGgtaagtatacactgcctTACTGTGCACTACTTTTGTGTGTAGAGTGGCATTTATAGATGGGTAAGCATATACTGCGTTACTGTACATGGTATGTGAAGTGTGATGCCGCAACAGAGGAGGGGAGATGAGAGTTAAATTTCTCAGGAAAACTTACTCCTTGCTGCTATGCTTGTTTTACTGTACACTATGTATGTACTAAGTATGGATATACTCCGTTACTCTAGTCTCTAACAGCAAGCTAGGCATTTGAATCTTTAGCATATGACACAAAGCACTTTCTTTCTCAAGGTCCTGGTGGACCAATGGGTCCCAGACAACCACCACCTGGCATGATGCCTCCCTATGGGGGTCACCCTCCCCAGGGTTATGGCATGGCACCAGACATGACAGGCTACGGGCAAATGGACAAGCCACCTGCTATCATGCCACCTGTATCCATGGTGAGATTTCCACATTGCATGCTTGTTCTGCCATTTAACTTGTCTATTTTTAAGTGGCATTGTAAGCCTCATGTGTTGTGTTaatatggtggtgatgttgatatTTTCTCTTTGTGTTTAGCCCCCCATGCATCACCCTGGTATGGCATATGGTGAGTACAGTCATGCAATACTTCTATGTTCATTGCTATTTATAGTGATCTGCCTATGATGTAACTGATATTCAACTAGTAGAGAAGCTTTCTGAAATTTAAAGTAGGCCTGTAACCCATTTCAAGCCACTGATAAATGTTTGGGTCTTCATTAATTTTGTTAACAACCTCATTACTTTATCGGCTTGCCATTGTGGTGTTGATTTTGTTAGCCTATACAAAAGAATAAGCAATGTTATAGTTTATAAACTGTTTCTATCATTTGGGCTTAATTCCATGCCACTAATAACACAATGTTTGTCCTTGGAAAGTGAACTTATAACTTATTTCAAAACGCATAGTTATTATTACATTGCAGGCCTCTGAGGCATAGACTATGAAACTTGATGTTGTCATTTTTTGGAAATTGGTGttaccattttttattttttacaaaaaatgaTTATAGATAGCTCTAATGGTTTATTTGACAGGTGGAGCCCCACCTATGCCACACCCTGTTGTTGCTCCTCATGTCAACCCTGCTTTCTTTCCTGAGGGAGCCCCTGTAAGTACTAGCATCAGGTCAATACTTCTGAatagaataataaaacatatattttttttgtagattttAGGCTCTGAGGATAATTGATTTGTGAATTCTTTTTATATAGTGCTTGTCTGTTAGCAAAATTTAGATTTCttgacaaaataaaaaccttAGGTATGTTTGACTGTGAGTTCTCAAGTAAAACTGCGGGTTTGGCAGAGTCAGACAGAAATATTGTTTATTCACATGCTTTTATAACTTTATGATTGTTTGCACTTTCTCCTGAGTTTAGTTTAAGAGCTACTTTATACTATTCCAACATCAAATGTTATAGCTCCTTATTTGTTCTGTGTATTTTTTGTGTtaattgtttatattttgtatCTCTTTAGCCTGATTTTGCTGGTGCAGCAAGGTAAGATAATAATTCCCTTGCTGATTCATTCAAAACTGTGTTATGTACCAAAGCAGGCTCATAACTAAAAGTCTTTGTTGGAGGGTGTGAATTTATGAAAAGAATACATATGAGCCTGCTTGCAGGTGGTACTCTGTGTTATCGTCACTGAAAACCCTCTCCTTTCGGTGGTTGGGCGCCATCATGTATTTTAAGCTGTGTGGTTCCCAGGGGCGAGTGAAAAACGGACGCAGGGCAGGGGGAGAGAAGAGAGAAAAAATCCCTGCACTTATACCTGTGATTCACATATCTGCTCCCAACTAATAATGACTTCCGGTGGTCTTGTCACGTATTTTCCTTGAGCTAATTATAACCGAGAATTGTTTTCCTTTGCTTTAATCTGTTAAATGTTCAATCAAAACCAAAACAAGGTTCACAGGGGAGTTTTGCGCGGACACAGAGAATTATTGCCACATAAAAGCGAACAAATCGAACCAAGAGTGTAGATTctgcaaaacaaaattatctcTACTACAGCAACTAAAAATGAATCATCTCTCTCTACCGATAATTTATTTCAAATCTCTAAGCTGCAAATTATAAACAATCAGAATCCGAATGAAAACCTGCAAGTCAGCTGTGAGATTGGTTTGAAAGTTCTGTGCTTTAGTCTCCCAGGCTGTCAGACAGAATTTGTAAGCTTTGCACCCGCAGTTTACGGAGACATTTAAAAGCTTTATAAGGTGGAACCAACTTCAGCGAAAGAATATAGAAGCTCCTCAAGCCCAATCCTCAAAATCGATTGGAAGCATACATCGGATTCAATTCTCCCCCTGCAAGATTCAAGAAACAATTGCTTACTACAACTTCTCTGGAGAGGTGTCCTACCTCTAATGCTAAGAAATCCACAGGGGTGATAATGTCTTTGGGTTTTGGAGGCGAAACAGCCATCAAGCATCTAAATATCAAGGATCTTATCGAATGGCAGAAACAAGAATCTGCGACCAGAACTGTTTATCTCTTAGCAAAAAAAGTTCTCTAAGCTCTCTAAGCAGAACTTAGAGAGTTTTTGGAGATTCTGCTCTCAAAATCTCCAGCGCTCCACGTAGGGCATTTTCTAATTCGAAGTTTGTTTGGGTAATGTGCGACCTTTCAGGAGCTACTGCTTCTCATCGTAGCATCCCATTGTTTCTTGACCAATCACAAACCCCCAATCCGCTGGTGGATGGGATTCAAAGTTTGTCTTGAGAATGACAGGTTTTAGTGCAGGTGGTTTTTTCACTCTTCTTTCTCCTTTCCCCCCTGCCCTGCGCTCGTTTTTGCActcgcccccaggaaccaCACTGCTTAAAATTCAAGATGGAGCCCCATCACTGGCAAgggttttaaacaaaaataacacaGAGCACcacctgcaagcaggctatatAAATTCAGTTTTGCTCGATAAAGAGTTGAGTGAGGAGGTACAATCACTGATTCTTTACTGCCAGGTTTTCCGATTTTCTGTCCAATATCTTGATAATGTACTGTCTTTTTCCATTAGAATGGACCATGCGCTGTTGGCCCAGTACCAAGCAAGGCCAGGTATGAACTACATGCAAGGTAAACATGTTTACTGTTGACTGCAATTGGTGAATTCTTATCATCACGAATGGGTTTTGGAGGTGTCAGTGATTTGTCTAATCATCACAAATGGGTGTACTGGAAGATATTGGTAACACACCTTGTCATCACAAATGGGTGTACTGGAAGATATTGGTAACACACCTTGTCATCACAAATGGGTGTACTGTAAGATATTGGTAACACACCTTGTCATCACAAATGGGTGTACTGGAAGATATTGGTAACACCTTGTCATCACAAATGGGTGTACTGGAAGATATTGGTAACACACCTTTGTCATCACAAATGGGTGTAGAGAGGTGTCAGTGATTTGTCTGATCATCACGAATGGGTGTACTGTAAGATACAGGTGTAGATGTAAGGAAGTGTCAGTGATTGACCTCATCATCGAAAATGGGGGAGGTATTGATGATTCACCTTATCATAGCTAATGGGTGTAAGGAGATGTTGATGATTCACCTCATCATCGCAAATGGGTTAAAGAGATGTTGATGATTCACCTCATCATCGCAAATGGGTTAAAGAGATGTTGATGATTCACCTCATCATCGCAAATGGGTTAAGGAGATGTTGATGATTCACCTCATCATCGCAAATGGGTTAAAGAGATGTTGATGATTCACCTCATCATCGCAAATGGGTTAAAGAGATGTTGATGATTCACCTCATCATCGCAAATGGGTTAAAGAGATGTTGATGATTCACCTCATCATTGCAAATGGGTTAAAGAGATGTTGATGATTCACCTCATCACAAATGGGTGTAAGGAGATGTTGATGATTCACCTAATCATTGCAAATGGGTTAAAGAGGTGTTGATGATTCACCTCATCACAAATGGGTGTAAGGAAATGTTGATGCTTCACCTCATCATCACAAATGGGTGTTAGGTGTTGCTTCACCTCATCATTACAAATGGTTCCAAGGAGATGTTGATGATCCGCCATGTTGGATGTTGCAATAGGATAGTTTGCAAGGataactgtgcttattattgTGCTTTGTTGACATCCCTCTTTCTCTAAATAATATTTCTATTTACACTCTATCAATACTTTAAGGGTTTTATAACTGATCAAGCTTGCAGCACCTTTATATGGTCTTACCACTTGGTCATGGACTCGGTCCATTTCTAATATCATTTGATGACCCTTCGTTAGCAGTTATTACTAATTTTCTTGCTTTCTAGATTTTGCTACTTCCTACGAGAATTATAACCAATTAATAGATCCAATTAATTATCATCATTCCCCAACGATTTTTTCTGCCCTTATGGCTCAATTTCTTGCAGGTGATGACTATGCAGAATCAATGAAGCGCAACCAAGCACTTGCCAGCACTGCCATCAAGAGGGCCATGTCAGACGCGAATGCAGGTGACTACGAGAGCGGCATAGAGACCCTGGTGACGGCAGTGTCGCTCATCAAGCAGTCCGTCTCCGCAAATGAAGAGAGCTGCCTTGTGCTTGTTCAAAGCCTGCAGAGCTGCCTGCAGGGCCTGGAGTCTCAGCTGCTTGAGAGAAGGTAAGAAACGCCCACATAGCTGCTTTCAGGTTCTATAGTCCCAGCTGCTCAGAAGGTAAGAAATGCCTACAAAGATGACTGCAGGGCCTAGAGTCCCAGATGCTTGGGAGAAGGTAAGAAATGCCTACAAAGCTGCCTGCTGCAGGGCCATGAGTCCCAGCTGCTTGGGAGAAGGTAAGAAATGCTGCAAAGCTGCCTGCAGGGCCTAGAGTCCCAGCTGCTTGGGAGAAGGTAAGAAATGCATACAAAGCTGCCTGCTGCAGGGCCTAGAGTCCCAGCTGCTTGGGAGAAGGTAAGAAATGCTGCAAAGCTGCCTGCAGGGCCTAGAGTCCCAGCTGCTTGGGAGAAGGTAAGAAATGCTGCAAAGCTGCCTGCAGGGCCATGAGTCCCAGCTGCTTGGGAGAAGGTAAGAAATGCCTACAAAGCTGCCTGCTGCAGGGCCTAGAGTCCCAGCCGCTTGGGAGAAGGTAAGAAATGCTGCAAAGCTGCCTGCAGGGCCTAGAGTCCCAGCTGCTTGGGAGAAGGTAAGAAATGCCTACAAAGCTGCCTGCTGCAGGGCCTGGAGTCCCAGCTGCTTGGGAGAAGGTAAGAAATGCCTACAAAGCTGCCTGCAGGGCCTAGAGCCCCAGCAGCCAAAGAAAAGATACGTGACCTCTTAACAGATGCTTTCGCACCACACTTGAGGGAAAAATACACGTTGCTGCACACTAAAAACTTTTATGTTTGACAACTTTAGACGCCAGTGTTgaaaagtgctcaatactctgTTGGAAATCCATTGGGTAACAACTCAGAAATTTATTTTTCGTGTCATTGAGACAGGTAGAGTTTTATACTCAGACTAATTTGATCCAAATAAATTTAACCACACGTGTGATGTTTTTTTAGTCATCGCAAAGATCGCGACGACGACGacagagagagaagacaccgGCGACGCCGATCCAGGTCGCGATCACGTGACCGCCGCTCGAGATCACGTGAACGGCGGTCCAGATCACGTGAACGCCACCGCAGTAGACGCGAGAGGTCGGAGCGCAGTCGGGAATAGAGTTAGAGATCGGAGTGCATTTGCAAGCAGGTTGCGGGATAGGAAGTAAGCCGGGAGTAGGCTAAGAGATCGGAGCGCATTCGGGTATTATACAGAGATCGGAGTGTTCGCGGTTTGATCGTAGAAGTGGTTAAGTCTATTTGGAAAGTCAATGCATAACTTAACTTAATATgatggaaatattttttgacAGAGAGTATTCCGAACCTTAGCAAGCATTCAAAATGGATCATCCGATTCCCGAGTCTACTTTCTGTCGTTTTAAACACCTATTGTGGTAAAAGGCCGTAAAAGCGACGtgtaaataacattttttcatttttctgttTCTTTCCTTAACTTTCTTTCGcttctttgttgttttttcattCTCCTCGACGTGTAAATTAAGGTTTAGTTAATTGAGACCTCGTCATTTTAGCGTTGTGTACGTAACTTATCTAATAGTCTCAAAAGTgtaaaataaacctttttttaagaaGCGTTATGTTGGTTGACTCAACGTTCATGTTACTATGTGACTGGGTCAAAGAAATAACATTTCCAGGTTTGTTGGTTTGCGATATTAGTGATATTCCCCTGATGGTACCCGTCAAAAATGTCTCAGGACCATGATTAAGTTATGGGAGAAGCGGTAAGCGGCCGCGAACATTTGGCCTTCATTGCCgcggggggagggaaggggcaTGATGGGACGCGAAGTAAAAGATTCCCGAAACGTAAAAAAACACAGTAtccacctatttcaataaacgctGTCAGCgcgaatggcaattgccaaatggcagttctacgaccgaaaggtaAAAATAAAGGTCATAAATAAACTCCAGCGATGCCATAAACATGTATTAATTACATTAAATGGATAGtcgtatgttttatttatatttttctgaatttggaacaaatattttgggatccatGGGTCCTTACGGTCggagaactgccatttgcactgacgttTTTTGAAAAAGGTGTATAGGCTCACCTTGCGACCACATGAAAACGTGATCGTACGGTCAAATTAGCTGCCATAGAAAAAAGTCATTTCGACAATCTTATTTCTCCAACTTGCACTCTTATTTGCTATCTTTGTATGGGGTGGTACACTAAGCTTTACACGCGCATACAAGGACGACGATATAAGAAGAAATGTGTCCGCGAGTTGCAATGGAATAACCGATATACTAGGTAGCGAGAGCAAACTtccgcgtcctcaattgaccgtCGTGGCTTGGGGCAAaccggctgaaatgtatcagaccgAATGGATCTATTGAATAGgagacttgcgctaagagatcacgtggcaaactagcgcgtgCTCATCAGGGTTTTAGCGACAAAATAGCAGGGGTGGATTTCCACCTCCCTTTTTGAGCAAAAAGAAttgaaaaatttattttttgaagAGAATTAATGTCTATGGGACGGGAGGTACCGTCAATTttccttcgcctgcttgactttgcagacgcgacaaatccaattcagcgtgtagtattgtaagatctatgtagtgaCGTACCAAAAACCACTGTATCAGTTATAAgtcgtctatccggccattatttACCCCCCATTTGCAAATCCTGGAGCCGCCCCtgaacagcaacaaaaagcaacttatttagcGCTTACAATAAAAGCCATAgtctttttttcagaaagggtttagtctcatttacaagaaaaaaataatttcgtCGTTCtttggtgtgacgggcgcagtcatttctgattttgtttgtttgactattttgtttttttaaattgctaCCCAGGGagatcacgtgatttcttagcgcaagtcccctttTATGAATCATTATTTTCTGCTGTCGTCTCCCAAGTtgtcgtcgtcgttgcttGCGCGCGAACTCCAAATATGCTAGTTGCTTTCTGTTACAGAGATAATAATATACATGCAACGATTTCTCGGTTCTGATTGGCCGAGAGCAGTGCAATTTTCATGTAATACCAGTGCAATTATATACGAAGTCAAAATCCACGAAAACTGTTATATTCTTACACTATAGATACTGTATAATGCAAATATCGGGTAAAAAAAGCGAGTGCCCTGCGGGCTTATGCAATTATGTATTCTGTAGTTTTCATGTACCccaactgattattcagaagaataaagaaatgatGGACGTGACAGCCTGTTCCGTCGGTTTACTTGACCAGCGGTGACAGGTAAAGCAGTAGCTATGACTCGTATGTAAATAGCAAATCCACCTGCCGTTCTTGTCTCACTTGTTGTTTGCGGAATATTTACTCTATTTGACATAATCGCACATTGATCCTACTTCTTTTAAGCTGTATAAATAAGCGGCTTTTCAGTGCAAGTCCATACAGCCATCTATCATATTGACTGAAAGCAATTTCCGCTTATAATAGTTTGCGACGAAAATGAACTCGCCATCGCATTCATTTTTTTCGCGGCATATATGCGTTCATTGTGTATACGAAATAAAATTGTGACCACTTAGTTGATTGAAATTGCTTTTTATATTGTATGATGCGCGGGTGAATGAGTGTGGTCTTCGATGATTTTATAAACAAATTTATGCCTATTCAATATCTCGGATGTGACACATACTAGGTTTCCATTGAATACTGCCTGAATACATTATCAGCACTTTATGTTCGGTTACTTAGAGACACGATACTCCAATAACAACCATTGCAGCACCAAGCTAGTTGAATTTCGTGAAGCGAAACCGAACTGACAACTTCCTGCACGGCGACATGACTTCTTCTGTGGTGAATGGCGGCCAAGTGTACGAACTCTCAAAGCATCTAAATTGCTCTCTCTGTCATCGACTAATCCGAGGTCCAAAGCTTTTACCGTGCCTTCATTCATTCTGTTTGGCTTGCCTTGAGGACTTAGTAACTGAAAACGACGTTGGTTTTAACTGCCCCCAGTGCCACACGGAGGCGAAAGTATCCAAAGCGGCGCTGCGCGGACTTCCTACAAACTTTTTCCTGGATAACATGCTTGATATTGCTCTTATGAACTCGAGTGACTCCAAACCTGTTCCTTGTACTAACTGCGATTTGAATGCGACTGCAAATTCCAGGTGCTTGGACTGTGGAGAATTCCTGTGCGTTGATTGCTATAACGTTCATAAGAGAATCCGCCAGACAAAGGAGCACAGAATAATGACTATTTCCGAATTGTTGGCAAGTAATACAGAGGAAATATTAAGTCGAGTAGCTTACTGTAATACCCACACAACAGAGCCACTAAAATATTACTGCGAGTCGTGTAATTTAGCGGCATGTCGTGATTGTCTGATTATTGAGCACAGAGAACATAAGTACAACTATATCAAGGACgctaaaaaggtaaaaaagcAGAAAGCTACCTTGGAAAATCTATTAGAGGGAACAGTAGTCCAGATACCGCTCGTGGAAAAGGCTGCCGCAGATATTCGTCATATGCACGATATGCTACACGGCAAACTAGCCACCGTCAAGTCCGAAATTCGTGAAACTTCTCTTCGTCTCATAAAAGTGATTAAAGATAGAGAGCAAACGCTTCTTGCGGAAGCCGATGAGATATATGAAAGTAAGTCGACTGTTTTAGAAAAACAGCGCGAAAACTTAGAGTTACAGTTAATGAGACTCAAAACAGCATCCGAGTTTTCCCAACAAGTTATGAAATTTGCAAATGAAGTGGAGTTTCTATCTCTTAAAGAGCCCATAATAGAGAGACTGAATACATTATGTGAGTCCCATCCAGTAACGAGACCCAGAGAAAATGAGATTTTGAAGTACGATGTCGATCTGATTGATTCGGAAACGACCGTAGCGCGCGCTCTAGGCAAAGTGAAAACCTATGTTCCACAGTCAAGCGGTGTGCCAGCCAACAAT contains the following coding sequences:
- the LOC5508336 gene encoding cleavage and polyadenylation specificity factor subunit 6 isoform X2; translated protein: MATDAADIDLYAGVDELDHEMNHHEQPSDDLYDDTLTTSAEQQAEDEALQGIVSYSGDLVQPPTEASSGPGSNYEYKSYTTVHPKSAASLAAQSSYERPRGKPLYVGNLTWWTTDQQLTEALQECGVTDLINIKFFDNRTNGQSKGFAMIELGSDKSIEMVTERLPKFDIEGQNPVVTPATKQHLHEFEAQHRAKAPGTAFQGGGDPYQGVPGGPGFGPPGFDRGRGFRGGFRGRGAPRPGMGRGFEHGEMGRGGPWMGPGGPMGPRQPPPGMMPPYGGHPPQGYGMAPDMTGYGQMDKPPAIMPPVSMPPMHHPGMAYGGAPPMPHPVVAPHVNPAFFPEGAPPDFAGAARMDHALLAQYQARPGDDYAESMKRNQALASTAIKRAMSDANAGDYESGIETLVTAVSLIKQSVSANEESCLVLVQSLQSCLQGLESQLLERSHRKDRDDDDRERRHRRRRSRSRSRDRRSRSRERRSRSRERHRSRRERSERSRE
- the LOC5508336 gene encoding cleavage and polyadenylation specificity factor subunit 6 isoform X1, producing MATDAADIDLYAGVDELDHEMNHHEQPSDDLYDDTLTTSAEQQAEDEALQGIVSYSGDLVQPPTEASSGPGSNYEYKSYTTVHPKSAASLAAQSSYERPRGKPLYVGNLTWWTTDQQLTEALQECGVTDLINIKFFDNRTNGQSKGFAMIELGSDKSIEMVTERLPKFDIEGQNPVVTPATKQHLHEFEAQHRAKAPGTAFQGGGDPYQGVPGGPGFGPPGFDRGRGFRGGFRGRGAPRPGMGRGFEHGEMGRGGPWMGPGGPMGPRQPPPGMMPPYGGHPPQGYGMAPDMTGYGQMDKPPAIMPPVSMPPMHHPGMAYGGAPPMPHPVVAPHVNPAFFPEGAPPDFAGAARMDHALLAQYQARPGMNYMQGDDYAESMKRNQALASTAIKRAMSDANAGDYESGIETLVTAVSLIKQSVSANEESCLVLVQSLQSCLQGLESQLLERSHRKDRDDDDRERRHRRRRSRSRSRDRRSRSRERRSRSRERHRSRRERSERSRE
- the LOC5508348 gene encoding E3 ubiquitin-protein ligase TRIM71, whose protein sequence is MTSSVVNGGQVYELSKHLNCSLCHRLIRGPKLLPCLHSFCLACLEDLVTENDVGFNCPQCHTEAKVSKAALRGLPTNFFLDNMLDIALMNSSDSKPVPCTNCDLNATANSRCLDCGEFLCVDCYNVHKRIRQTKEHRIMTISELLASNTEEILSRVAYCNTHTTEPLKYYCESCNLAACRDCLIIEHREHKYNYIKDAKKVKKQKATLENLLEGTVVQIPLVEKAAADIRHMHDMLHGKLATVKSEIRETSLRLIKVIKDREQTLLAEADEIYESKSTVLEKQRENLELQLMRLKTASEFSQQVMKFANEVEFLSLKEPIIERLNTLCESHPVTRPRENEILKYDVDLIDSETTVARALGKVKTYVPQSSGVPANNHDITNGNKVDKSNPAGTLGDVISVEIKDVRGTLVYPEIVHLDERQACVRYTPTSEGILDLNVFSRGELLSGFPIEITYVRGRAVSLSDPVPRGRNAKQAFVGSGSRFGRLSDPQDVAVDKNGHVIVCDSKNHRIQVFDMNSKFLFRFGSLGRGEGQLQSPSGVAVTPDGNIVVSDMINNRMQVFSIKGEFQRAFPEDESLHHPSGVAVDTDGRVIVVDRGNARIVIYDSKGNHVTSFGSLGNGRGQFNCPSHVAINSKGHIIVSDFGNDRIQVFSSTGSYMFRFGRSGRGDGEFNWPTGVGVNSRDEVIVSDSFNHRIQIFRADGSYLSQFGSEGSREGEFKRPEGVAVAHQGSIVVADWGNDRIQVF